The Austwickia sp. genome includes a region encoding these proteins:
- a CDS encoding NADH-quinone oxidoreductase subunit K has protein sequence MMLAVTVGVLAAGGAYLVLQRSLVRMILGIGLLGHATNFVLLTAGVPAWRGEPLADRIGAERMADPLPQAFVLTAIVITLAVTVIMLMLAVLGHNDDTYLMPPTGESHDR, from the coding sequence ATGATGCTCGCCGTCACCGTCGGCGTCCTCGCCGCCGGCGGGGCCTACCTCGTGCTCCAGCGCAGCCTCGTGCGAATGATCCTGGGGATCGGCCTGCTCGGGCACGCGACGAACTTCGTGCTGCTCACCGCGGGCGTGCCCGCGTGGCGCGGGGAGCCGCTCGCCGACCGGATCGGCGCCGAACGCATGGCCGATCCGCTGCCGCAGGCGTTCGTGCTGACGGCCATCGTGATCACCCTCGCCGTGACCGTCATCATGCTGATGCTCGCGGTGCTCGGGCACAACGACGACACCTACCTGATGCCGCCCACGGGCGAGAGCCACGACCGGTGA
- a CDS encoding Na+/H+ antiporter subunit E yields the protein MRLIAVLSYLAYLVREVLAGAWRVARSAVTPSLTSSPAIIEFPLRCRTDLQITALSASITITPGTLVLGTAEAWEGTPPTLFVHALFAPDRESVLTDLRDMETRLLRAAGVPADASPSRAGGRS from the coding sequence ATGAGGCTGATCGCGGTGCTGAGCTATCTGGCCTACCTGGTCCGGGAGGTCCTGGCGGGGGCCTGGCGCGTGGCCCGGTCGGCGGTGACCCCGAGCCTGACGTCCTCGCCGGCCATCATCGAGTTCCCCCTGCGATGCCGCACCGACCTCCAGATCACGGCCCTGTCGGCCTCGATCACCATCACCCCGGGGACGCTCGTCCTCGGGACCGCGGAGGCGTGGGAGGGCACGCCGCCGACCCTCTTCGTGCACGCCCTGTTCGCGCCCGACCGCGAGTCCGTGCTGACCGACCTGCGGGACATGGAGACGCGCTTGCTGCGAGCAGCGGGCGTGCCGGCCGACGCCAGCCCGAGCCGAGCGGGGGGGCGCTCCTGA
- a CDS encoding monovalent cation/H+ antiporter subunit D family protein, which yields MTALLPLLVAVPLAAAALTVLLRRPWLERGLLVGVPLAVAASGVALLVEHRHTPVLAHSMGGYTSGVAIPFASDTLTATMLVATGTTTAIASWFLVVTGEDRYRFVPSLALMLTAGVNGAVLTADLFNLFVFVEVMLLPSYALIAVTGTWRRLGVARLFIVVNLVTSTILLMGVGLVYGVAGTVNLASLAGRAGSAEATPAATGASHAAAAAGAAADPRLGAAVAVVLLALLIKGGAVPVHGWLPRAYPATSAGIMALFSGLHTKVALYAVYRVYTTLYGGAPAPWGWALAVVVLATILVGAIGTFGERRIRSALAYQMIAGVGHILIGVALLTPTALAAGLFYLVHHVVTMGALLLTAGAIEHVYGSGRFDRLSGLMRRERLAALIMVVGLFSLVGLPPTSGLWGKVALVRALVDWLGGHPVWAVALLAAVVIASVASLMALQRVWGEVFWSKPMETYRPDDLRLRRGDAVPLPESVRIPGRLIAPGATLASVSVAMFVGAGWLFPIADRAAAGLVRVGPYVEAVLR from the coding sequence ATGACCGCGCTCCTGCCGCTGCTCGTCGCCGTCCCGCTGGCCGCCGCGGCGCTCACGGTGCTCCTGCGCCGGCCCTGGCTGGAGCGCGGCCTGCTCGTGGGCGTGCCGCTCGCTGTCGCGGCCAGCGGCGTCGCGCTGCTGGTCGAGCACCGCCACACCCCGGTGCTCGCGCACTCCATGGGCGGCTACACCTCCGGCGTCGCCATCCCGTTCGCCTCGGACACCCTGACCGCGACGATGCTGGTCGCCACCGGGACGACCACGGCGATCGCGAGCTGGTTCCTCGTCGTCACGGGCGAGGACCGCTACCGCTTCGTGCCCTCGCTCGCCCTCATGCTGACGGCCGGGGTGAACGGGGCGGTGCTCACCGCCGACCTCTTCAACCTGTTCGTGTTCGTCGAGGTGATGCTGCTCCCGTCGTACGCGTTGATCGCCGTCACCGGCACCTGGCGGCGCCTCGGCGTCGCCCGGCTGTTCATCGTCGTCAACCTCGTGACCAGCACGATCCTGCTCATGGGGGTCGGCCTCGTGTACGGCGTCGCCGGCACCGTCAACCTCGCCAGCCTGGCGGGACGCGCCGGGTCCGCGGAGGCGACCCCGGCGGCGACCGGCGCTTCCCACGCGGCGGCCGCCGCCGGTGCCGCCGCCGATCCCCGGCTCGGCGCCGCCGTCGCGGTCGTCCTGCTGGCCCTGCTCATCAAGGGTGGCGCGGTGCCCGTGCACGGCTGGCTCCCGCGCGCCTACCCCGCGACGTCCGCCGGGATCATGGCGCTGTTCAGCGGGCTGCACACGAAGGTCGCGCTGTACGCCGTGTACCGCGTCTACACGACCCTGTACGGCGGGGCACCCGCCCCCTGGGGCTGGGCGCTGGCCGTGGTGGTGCTGGCGACCATCCTCGTCGGCGCGATCGGCACCTTCGGGGAGCGCCGGATCCGGTCGGCGCTGGCCTACCAGATGATCGCGGGGGTGGGCCACATCCTCATCGGGGTGGCCCTGCTCACCCCCACCGCGCTGGCGGCCGGGCTGTTCTACCTGGTGCACCACGTCGTCACGATGGGCGCACTGCTCCTCACCGCCGGCGCGATCGAGCACGTCTACGGCTCGGGACGGTTCGATCGGCTCTCGGGGCTGATGCGGCGCGAGCGCCTGGCCGCTCTGATCATGGTCGTCGGGCTGTTCTCCCTGGTGGGCTTGCCCCCGACGTCCGGGCTGTGGGGGAAGGTGGCGCTGGTCCGGGCCCTGGTGGACTGGCTCGGCGGGCATCCCGTCTGGGCGGTCGCCCTCCTCGCGGCGGTGGTGATCGCCTCCGTGGCGTCGCTGATGGCGTTGCAGCGGGTCTGGGGCGAGGTGTTCTGGAGCAAGCCGATGGAGACGTACCGGCCCGACGACCTGCGGTTGCGCCGCGGCGACGCGGTGCCGCTGCCGGAGAGCGTCCGGATCCCCGGCCGGCTGATCGCCCCGGGCGCGACGTTGGCCTCGGTGTCGGTGGCGATGTTCGTCGGGGCCGGGTGGCTCTTCCCCATCGCCGACCGGGCGGCGGCGGGCCTGGTGCGGGTGGGACCGTACGTCGAGGCGGTGCTCCGATGA
- a CDS encoding potassium channel family protein — protein MALVTPDDPAAETRVADPEARGAVHLPERAASPWRRLFSRLFAAFATFAFTVAVVYYDRDGYRDGNEDGMSFIDVLYYVTVTLSTTGYGDITPATDSARLVNALVVTPARVLFLVLLIGTTLEVLAVQGRDELRIAAWRRRMKNHTILVGYGIKGRGAADTLVSSGRRRDEVVVIDAAEPARQEALADGYAVVAGDASRREILTRAGVQSAEQVIISTSRDDANILVTLAVRQLNPKVYIAACVRDRANAPLLRHSGADSVIVSADSAGRMLGTSAVSPHLGAVLEDLMTYGQGVEIAEREVRPGEEGVHYADIGDRVIGIIRDETVHYTVDDEVSRIKAGDRLVVVRAARHAHRGDVRPRPTER, from the coding sequence ATGGCCCTCGTGACCCCCGACGACCCCGCCGCCGAAACCCGCGTGGCGGACCCCGAGGCGCGCGGCGCGGTGCACCTGCCGGAGCGCGCCGCCTCCCCGTGGCGCCGGCTGTTCTCCCGCCTGTTCGCCGCCTTCGCGACGTTCGCGTTCACGGTGGCCGTCGTGTACTACGACCGGGACGGCTACCGCGACGGCAACGAGGACGGGATGAGCTTCATCGACGTCCTCTACTACGTCACCGTGACGCTGAGCACGACCGGGTACGGCGACATCACCCCTGCCACGGATTCGGCCCGCCTCGTCAACGCCCTCGTGGTCACCCCGGCCCGGGTCCTGTTCCTGGTCCTGCTCATCGGCACCACCCTGGAGGTGCTCGCCGTCCAGGGACGCGACGAGCTGCGCATCGCCGCCTGGAGGAGACGCATGAAGAACCACACCATCCTCGTCGGCTATGGCATCAAGGGCCGCGGCGCCGCCGACACCCTCGTGAGCAGCGGACGGCGCCGCGACGAGGTGGTGGTCATCGACGCCGCGGAGCCGGCCCGCCAGGAGGCGCTCGCGGACGGCTACGCCGTGGTCGCCGGCGACGCGTCCCGTCGCGAGATCCTCACCCGAGCCGGGGTGCAGTCGGCCGAACAGGTCATCATCTCCACCAGCCGCGACGACGCCAACATCCTCGTCACGCTTGCGGTCCGCCAGCTCAATCCCAAGGTCTACATCGCCGCGTGCGTGCGGGACCGGGCCAACGCCCCGCTGCTGCGGCACAGCGGCGCCGACTCGGTCATCGTCTCGGCGGACTCGGCGGGCCGGATGCTGGGCACGTCGGCGGTGTCGCCGCACCTCGGCGCCGTGCTGGAGGACCTCATGACGTACGGCCAGGGCGTCGAGATCGCCGAGCGCGAGGTCCGACCCGGCGAGGAAGGCGTCCACTACGCCGACATCGGCGACCGGGTCATCGGGATCATCCGCGACGAGACCGTGCACTACACGGTCGACGACGAGGTCTCGCGGATCAAGGCCGGCGACCGCCTGGTGGTCGTGCGGGCGGCGCGGCACGCCCATCGCGGCGACGTCCGACCCCGGCCGACGGAGCGCTGA
- a CDS encoding transporter produces the protein MTIAMWIAIAILGAAVLIGLYRVATASDLGTRAIVGDLVFFAALGVLVLLGTMRDSAVVVDAALLASLLGILATIALARIITRGRR, from the coding sequence CTGACGATCGCGATGTGGATCGCGATCGCTATTCTCGGGGCAGCCGTGCTCATCGGCCTGTACCGCGTGGCGACGGCCTCCGACCTGGGCACCCGGGCCATCGTCGGTGACCTCGTGTTCTTCGCGGCGCTCGGCGTCCTCGTCCTGCTCGGCACGATGCGGGACTCGGCGGTCGTCGTCGACGCGGCGCTGCTCGCGTCGCTGCTCGGCATCCTCGCGACCATCGCGTTGGCCCGGATCATCACCCGAGGCCGCCGATGA
- the yidC gene encoding membrane protein insertase YidC: MPDVLLPLKSAVAAVLSAAHASLADAGLDPHAGATWALAIALVVVAARVALLPLVAQGVRASRAAAAAAPRLAQVRARYADRRDPEALRALVDAQKAVRAEHGVPRWGCLPALLQLPLVIALYAVLSDVSAGRPVGAMDAALVASAGSASLFGARLADRATALTAAPGQLAVAVLLAVSAAALSYATQRWFVLPHLVVDGVPPQILATQRLLPLASAAGLLVAAWAVPVGLLVYWVAGNAWTLAQQAAIARWWPSPAGAAS, encoded by the coding sequence ATGCCCGATGTCCTGTTGCCGTTGAAGTCCGCCGTCGCCGCCGTCCTTTCCGCTGCCCATGCGTCGCTCGCCGACGCCGGCCTGGATCCGCATGCCGGAGCCACGTGGGCGCTGGCCATTGCCCTCGTCGTCGTCGCCGCCCGCGTCGCCCTCCTCCCACTGGTCGCGCAGGGAGTGCGCGCCTCCCGTGCCGCAGCCGCGGCGGCGCCGCGGCTGGCTCAGGTGCGGGCGCGGTACGCCGACCGACGCGACCCCGAGGCCCTCCGCGCGCTCGTCGACGCCCAGAAAGCGGTCCGGGCCGAGCACGGCGTACCGCGGTGGGGGTGCCTTCCGGCGCTGCTGCAGCTGCCGTTGGTGATCGCGCTGTACGCCGTGCTGTCCGACGTCTCCGCCGGTCGGCCCGTCGGCGCCATGGACGCCGCGCTGGTGGCCTCCGCCGGGTCGGCGTCCCTGTTCGGGGCGCGACTCGCGGACCGGGCGACGGCGTTGACCGCCGCCCCGGGCCAGCTCGCCGTCGCCGTCCTGCTGGCCGTGAGCGCGGCGGCCCTCAGCTACGCCACGCAGCGCTGGTTCGTCCTGCCGCACCTGGTGGTCGACGGTGTCCCGCCGCAGATCCTGGCGACGCAGCGCCTGCTGCCGCTGGCGTCCGCGGCGGGCCTCCTGGTGGCCGCGTGGGCGGTGCCGGTGGGATTGCTCGTCTACTGGGTGGCCGGCAACGCGTGGACCCTGGCCCAGCAGGCGGCCATCGCGCGGTGGTGGCCCAGCCCGGCGGGCGCGGCGAGCTAG
- a CDS encoding monovalent cation/H(+) antiporter subunit G, with product MNLVVAGMSILGAVCVLVSALSMMRERDAYSRINVLGLATSLGLPLIVVAAYLHRVSLVGFDVVPLLKCLVTVGALWVVSSIGSMTLARSTYLAGTPVDPCTDPQDLANAPGDRPTDEEWPS from the coding sequence ATGAACCTCGTCGTCGCCGGCATGAGCATCCTGGGCGCGGTCTGCGTGCTGGTCAGCGCCCTGTCGATGATGCGCGAGCGGGACGCCTACTCCCGCATCAACGTCCTCGGCCTCGCCACCAGCCTGGGGCTGCCGCTCATCGTCGTCGCCGCCTACCTGCACCGGGTGAGCCTCGTCGGGTTCGACGTCGTCCCCCTCCTGAAGTGCCTGGTGACGGTGGGGGCCTTGTGGGTCGTCAGCTCGATCGGCAGCATGACGCTGGCGCGCTCGACGTACCTCGCCGGCACGCCCGTCGACCCCTGCACCGATCCCCAAGATCTCGCGAACGCGCCCGGCGACCGCCCGACCGACGAAGAATGGCCCTCGTGA
- a CDS encoding 6-phospho-beta-glucosidase, with the protein MRLAILGGGGFRVPLVYAALLRDTGARRVDEVVLYDVEPARLAVMTRVLQQLGQESVRGGQASTPPAVRTTTRLDEAVAGADFVFSAMRVEGLAGRTCDERVALDLGVLGQETTGPGGLAYGLRTIPVALEVARAVAAQAPEAYVINFTNPAGMITEAMAGVLGDRVIGICDSPIGLARRAAASLGLGLDEVRLDYLGLNHLGWLRGMYAADPGGGPETDLLPDVLASDAALASIEEGRLFGADWLRTIGALPNEYLYYWYFTRDALAQIRGAAHTRGEFLLEQQSAFAAAVAAAPDAALATWRRFRDEREATYMAETRAADEARDEADLAGGGYEGVALALMAAIARGEPSTMILNVRAGHLVPGLAPDAVVEVPCTVSAAGVAPASVTPLDGAMLGLVQQMKAVEQLTIRAATERSATLAVAAFAEHPLVDSVTVARQLLAGYRDRIPAVDALFRAG; encoded by the coding sequence ATGCGCCTGGCCATCCTCGGCGGCGGCGGCTTCCGGGTCCCGCTCGTCTACGCGGCGCTGCTGCGGGACACCGGTGCGCGGCGCGTGGACGAGGTCGTGCTGTACGACGTCGAGCCCGCTCGGCTCGCGGTCATGACGCGGGTGCTGCAGCAGCTCGGCCAGGAGTCGGTGCGGGGCGGTCAGGCGTCGACCCCACCCGCCGTACGCACCACCACCCGCCTCGACGAGGCCGTGGCCGGGGCGGACTTCGTCTTCTCGGCCATGCGGGTCGAGGGCCTCGCGGGGCGCACCTGTGACGAGCGGGTGGCCCTCGACCTGGGGGTCCTCGGCCAGGAGACCACCGGGCCGGGCGGCCTCGCCTACGGGTTGCGCACGATTCCCGTCGCGCTGGAGGTGGCGCGAGCGGTGGCGGCGCAGGCGCCGGAAGCCTACGTCATCAACTTCACCAACCCCGCCGGCATGATCACCGAGGCCATGGCGGGGGTCCTCGGCGATCGGGTCATCGGGATCTGCGACTCCCCGATCGGGCTGGCTCGGCGCGCGGCGGCCTCGCTGGGGCTCGGACTGGACGAGGTCCGACTCGACTACCTGGGGCTGAACCATCTGGGCTGGCTGCGCGGGATGTACGCGGCCGATCCGGGCGGCGGCCCGGAGACGGACCTGCTGCCGGACGTGCTCGCCTCCGACGCCGCCCTGGCGTCGATTGAGGAGGGCAGGCTGTTCGGCGCGGACTGGCTGCGCACGATCGGGGCGCTGCCGAACGAATACCTCTACTACTGGTACTTCACCCGCGATGCGCTCGCCCAGATCCGCGGCGCGGCCCACACCCGCGGGGAGTTCCTCCTGGAGCAGCAGTCCGCGTTCGCCGCAGCGGTAGCGGCGGCCCCCGATGCGGCCCTGGCCACGTGGCGGCGGTTCCGCGACGAGCGGGAGGCGACGTACATGGCCGAGACCCGCGCCGCCGACGAGGCACGGGATGAGGCGGACCTGGCCGGCGGCGGGTACGAGGGGGTCGCCCTGGCGCTGATGGCGGCGATCGCCCGGGGTGAGCCGTCGACGATGATCCTCAATGTGCGGGCCGGACACCTCGTCCCCGGGCTCGCGCCGGACGCCGTGGTCGAGGTGCCGTGCACCGTCTCGGCCGCCGGGGTGGCGCCGGCGTCCGTCACCCCGCTGGACGGCGCCATGCTCGGGCTGGTGCAGCAGATGAAGGCGGTGGAGCAGCTCACGATCCGCGCGGCCACGGAGCGGTCCGCGACGCTGGCGGTGGCGGCGTTCGCCGAGCACCCGCTGGTCGACTCGGTGACGGTGGCGCGCCAGCTGCTGGCGGGCTACCGGGACCGGATCCCCGCGGTCGACGCGCTGTTCCGCGCCGGCTAG